A window of the Alnus glutinosa chromosome 4, dhAlnGlut1.1, whole genome shotgun sequence genome harbors these coding sequences:
- the LOC133865447 gene encoding soluble inorganic pyrophosphatase 6, chloroplastic-like isoform X2 produces the protein MAAMAARVVVAAGNHGRLTTPYFFLLRPFSVTSTSTSRALRLNPNLKGWPRRRFTCRAVYNPEEVLIKEEGQPETLDYRVFLVNHSGKKLSPWHDIPLRLGNGIFNFIVEIPKDTCAKMEVATDEPYTPIKQDTKKGKLRYHPYNINWNYGLLPQTWEDPSFANSEVDGALGDNDPVDVVEIGERQAQIGQILKVKPLAALAMIDEGELDWKIVAISLDDPRASLVNDVDDVEKHFPGTLIAIRDWFRDYKIPDGKPASRFGLGNKAANKDYALKVINETNESWAKLIKRSTPADNLSLV, from the exons ATGGCTGCTATGGCTGCGAGAGTGGTGGTTGCAGCAGGAAACCATGGCCGTCTAACGACGCCGTATTTCTTTCTCCTCAGACCATTCTCCgtcacaagcacaagcacaagcagaGCTCTTCGTCTGAATCCTAATCTCAAGGGATGGCCCAGGAGGCGCTTCACTTGCCGAGCTGTCTACAATCCGGAGGAGGTTCTGATCAAAGAGGAAGGCCAGCCCGAAACCCTGGATTACCGCGTCTTTCTTGTCAATCACTCCGGCAAAAAG TTATCTCCTTGGCACGATATACCGTTGCGCTTGGGCAATgggatttttaattttatcgtTGAGATACCTAAAGATACATGCGCAAAAATGGAGGTTGCTACTGATGAGCCATACACTCCTATAAAGCAGGACACGAAGAAGGGAAAACTTCGTTACCATCC CTACAACATAAATTGGAACTACGGACTGCTTCCTCAGACTTGGGAAGACCCGTCATTTGCAAACTCTGAAGTTGATGGAGCATTAGGAGATAATGATCCAG TTGATGTTGTCGAGATTGGAGAGAGGCAGGCACAAATTGGTCAAATCCTTAAGGTCAAGCCACTAGCTGCTTTAGCTATGATTGATGAGGGGGAGCTTGATTGGAAAATAGTTGCGATTTCATTGGATGACCCAAGAGCTTCCCTTGTGAATGATGTTGATGATGTCGAGAAACATTTTCCG GGTACTCTCATTGCAATCAGGGATTGGTTTAGAGATTACAAAATCCCAGATGGAAAACCTGCTAGCAGATTTGGTCTTGGCAACAAGGCAGCAAACAAG GATTATGCTTTAAAGGTCATCAATGAGACAAATGAGTCTTGGGCTAAGCTAATCAAGAGATCTACCCCTGCTGACAATCTTTCACTTGTGTAA
- the LOC133865447 gene encoding soluble inorganic pyrophosphatase 6, chloroplastic-like isoform X3: MAAMAARVVVAAGNHGRLTTPYFFLLRPFSVTSTSTSRALRLNPNLKGWPRRRFTCRAVYNPEEVLIKEEGQPETLDYRVFLVNHSGKKLSPWHDIPLRLGNGIFNFIVEIPKDTCAKMEVATDEPYTPIKQDTKKGKLRYHPYNINWNYGLLPQTWEDPSFANSEVDGALGDNDPVDVVEIGERQAQIGQILKVKPLAALAMIDEGELDWKIVAISLDDPRASLVNDVDDVEKHFPGTLIAIRDWFRDYKIPDGKPASRFGLGNKAANKDWTWPQMVNFNQTHMNPDL, encoded by the exons ATGGCTGCTATGGCTGCGAGAGTGGTGGTTGCAGCAGGAAACCATGGCCGTCTAACGACGCCGTATTTCTTTCTCCTCAGACCATTCTCCgtcacaagcacaagcacaagcagaGCTCTTCGTCTGAATCCTAATCTCAAGGGATGGCCCAGGAGGCGCTTCACTTGCCGAGCTGTCTACAATCCGGAGGAGGTTCTGATCAAAGAGGAAGGCCAGCCCGAAACCCTGGATTACCGCGTCTTTCTTGTCAATCACTCCGGCAAAAAG TTATCTCCTTGGCACGATATACCGTTGCGCTTGGGCAATgggatttttaattttatcgtTGAGATACCTAAAGATACATGCGCAAAAATGGAGGTTGCTACTGATGAGCCATACACTCCTATAAAGCAGGACACGAAGAAGGGAAAACTTCGTTACCATCC CTACAACATAAATTGGAACTACGGACTGCTTCCTCAGACTTGGGAAGACCCGTCATTTGCAAACTCTGAAGTTGATGGAGCATTAGGAGATAATGATCCAG TTGATGTTGTCGAGATTGGAGAGAGGCAGGCACAAATTGGTCAAATCCTTAAGGTCAAGCCACTAGCTGCTTTAGCTATGATTGATGAGGGGGAGCTTGATTGGAAAATAGTTGCGATTTCATTGGATGACCCAAGAGCTTCCCTTGTGAATGATGTTGATGATGTCGAGAAACATTTTCCG GGTACTCTCATTGCAATCAGGGATTGGTTTAGAGATTACAAAATCCCAGATGGAAAACCTGCTAGCAGATTTGGTCTTGGCAACAAGGCAGCAAACAAG gatTGGACTTGGCCACAGATGGTAAATTTTAACCAAACCCACATGAACCCAGACTTATGA
- the LOC133865447 gene encoding soluble inorganic pyrophosphatase 6, chloroplastic-like isoform X4 has translation MAAMAARVVVAAGNHGRLTTPYFFLLRPFSVTSTSTSRALRLNPNLKGWPRRRFTCRAVYNPEEVLIKEEGQPETLDYRVFLVNHSGKKLSPWHDIPLRLGNGIFNFIVEIPKDTCAKMEVATDEPYTPIKQDTKKGKLRYHPYNINWNYGLLPQTWEDPSFANSEVDGALGDNDPVDVVEIGERQAQIGQILKVKPLAALAMIDEGELDWKIVAISLDDPRASLVNDVDDVEKHFPGTLIAIRDWFRDYKIPDGKPASRFGLGNKAANKLNMDERFLPFERLPIS, from the exons ATGGCTGCTATGGCTGCGAGAGTGGTGGTTGCAGCAGGAAACCATGGCCGTCTAACGACGCCGTATTTCTTTCTCCTCAGACCATTCTCCgtcacaagcacaagcacaagcagaGCTCTTCGTCTGAATCCTAATCTCAAGGGATGGCCCAGGAGGCGCTTCACTTGCCGAGCTGTCTACAATCCGGAGGAGGTTCTGATCAAAGAGGAAGGCCAGCCCGAAACCCTGGATTACCGCGTCTTTCTTGTCAATCACTCCGGCAAAAAG TTATCTCCTTGGCACGATATACCGTTGCGCTTGGGCAATgggatttttaattttatcgtTGAGATACCTAAAGATACATGCGCAAAAATGGAGGTTGCTACTGATGAGCCATACACTCCTATAAAGCAGGACACGAAGAAGGGAAAACTTCGTTACCATCC CTACAACATAAATTGGAACTACGGACTGCTTCCTCAGACTTGGGAAGACCCGTCATTTGCAAACTCTGAAGTTGATGGAGCATTAGGAGATAATGATCCAG TTGATGTTGTCGAGATTGGAGAGAGGCAGGCACAAATTGGTCAAATCCTTAAGGTCAAGCCACTAGCTGCTTTAGCTATGATTGATGAGGGGGAGCTTGATTGGAAAATAGTTGCGATTTCATTGGATGACCCAAGAGCTTCCCTTGTGAATGATGTTGATGATGTCGAGAAACATTTTCCG GGTACTCTCATTGCAATCAGGGATTGGTTTAGAGATTACAAAATCCCAGATGGAAAACCTGCTAGCAGATTTGGTCTTGGCAACAAGGCAGCAAACAAG TTAAACATGGATGAACGATTCCTCCCCTTCGAGAGGCTGCCAATCTCGTAA
- the LOC133865447 gene encoding soluble inorganic pyrophosphatase 6, chloroplastic-like isoform X1 produces MAAMAARVVVAAGNHGRLTTPYFFLLRPFSVTSTSTSRALRLNPNLKGWPRRRFTCRAVYNPEEVLIKEEGQPETLDYRVFLVNHSGKKLSPWHDIPLRLGNGIFNFIVEIPKDTCAKMEVATDEPYTPIKQDTKKGKLRYHPYNINWNYGLLPQTWEDPSFANSEVDGALGDNDPVDVVEIGERQAQIGQILKVKPLAALAMIDEGELDWKIVAISLDDPRASLVNDVDDVEKHFPGTLIAIRDWFRDYKIPDGKPASRFGLGNKAANKLYFVSNRAQKKKRKISHVVLSYLSAQWIFSA; encoded by the exons ATGGCTGCTATGGCTGCGAGAGTGGTGGTTGCAGCAGGAAACCATGGCCGTCTAACGACGCCGTATTTCTTTCTCCTCAGACCATTCTCCgtcacaagcacaagcacaagcagaGCTCTTCGTCTGAATCCTAATCTCAAGGGATGGCCCAGGAGGCGCTTCACTTGCCGAGCTGTCTACAATCCGGAGGAGGTTCTGATCAAAGAGGAAGGCCAGCCCGAAACCCTGGATTACCGCGTCTTTCTTGTCAATCACTCCGGCAAAAAG TTATCTCCTTGGCACGATATACCGTTGCGCTTGGGCAATgggatttttaattttatcgtTGAGATACCTAAAGATACATGCGCAAAAATGGAGGTTGCTACTGATGAGCCATACACTCCTATAAAGCAGGACACGAAGAAGGGAAAACTTCGTTACCATCC CTACAACATAAATTGGAACTACGGACTGCTTCCTCAGACTTGGGAAGACCCGTCATTTGCAAACTCTGAAGTTGATGGAGCATTAGGAGATAATGATCCAG TTGATGTTGTCGAGATTGGAGAGAGGCAGGCACAAATTGGTCAAATCCTTAAGGTCAAGCCACTAGCTGCTTTAGCTATGATTGATGAGGGGGAGCTTGATTGGAAAATAGTTGCGATTTCATTGGATGACCCAAGAGCTTCCCTTGTGAATGATGTTGATGATGTCGAGAAACATTTTCCG GGTACTCTCATTGCAATCAGGGATTGGTTTAGAGATTACAAAATCCCAGATGGAAAACCTGCTAGCAGATTTGGTCTTGGCAACAAGGCAGCAAACAAG TTATACTTTGTGAGTAACAgggcccaaaaaaagaaaagaaaaatctcacATGTTGTTTTATCTTACCTAAGTGCACAATGGATTTTCTCTGCTTAG
- the LOC133865447 gene encoding soluble inorganic pyrophosphatase 6, chloroplastic-like isoform X5, whose translation MAAMAARVVVAAGNHGRLTTPYFFLLRPFSVTSTSTSRALRLNPNLKGWPRRRFTCRAVYNPEEVLIKEEGQPETLDYRVFLVNHSGKKLSPWHDIPLRLGNGIFNFIVEIPKDTCAKMEVATDEPYTPIKQDTKKGKLRYHPYNINWNYGLLPQTWEDPSFANSEVDGALGDNDPVDVVEIGERQAQIGQILKVKPLAALAMIDEGELDWKIVAISLDDPRASLVNDVDDVEKHFPSTVDTWA comes from the exons ATGGCTGCTATGGCTGCGAGAGTGGTGGTTGCAGCAGGAAACCATGGCCGTCTAACGACGCCGTATTTCTTTCTCCTCAGACCATTCTCCgtcacaagcacaagcacaagcagaGCTCTTCGTCTGAATCCTAATCTCAAGGGATGGCCCAGGAGGCGCTTCACTTGCCGAGCTGTCTACAATCCGGAGGAGGTTCTGATCAAAGAGGAAGGCCAGCCCGAAACCCTGGATTACCGCGTCTTTCTTGTCAATCACTCCGGCAAAAAG TTATCTCCTTGGCACGATATACCGTTGCGCTTGGGCAATgggatttttaattttatcgtTGAGATACCTAAAGATACATGCGCAAAAATGGAGGTTGCTACTGATGAGCCATACACTCCTATAAAGCAGGACACGAAGAAGGGAAAACTTCGTTACCATCC CTACAACATAAATTGGAACTACGGACTGCTTCCTCAGACTTGGGAAGACCCGTCATTTGCAAACTCTGAAGTTGATGGAGCATTAGGAGATAATGATCCAG TTGATGTTGTCGAGATTGGAGAGAGGCAGGCACAAATTGGTCAAATCCTTAAGGTCAAGCCACTAGCTGCTTTAGCTATGATTGATGAGGGGGAGCTTGATTGGAAAATAGTTGCGATTTCATTGGATGACCCAAGAGCTTCCCTTGTGAATGATGTTGATGATGTCGAGAAACATTTTCCG TCCACAGTTGACACTTGGGCCTGA